In the Parasteatoda tepidariorum isolate YZ-2023 chromosome 3, CAS_Ptep_4.0, whole genome shotgun sequence genome, one interval contains:
- the LOC107454005 gene encoding uncharacterized protein has protein sequence MLEDNLPSKAEDKRSLFYSATAISDDELNQKGGKWLLFVNNDLRELDRRWVALQNLCKNGILAAIKSSTIVCEVPHVTMCFTTDSNNQEEVKYAADKIRILVDYKFSMFYKASKLSTGLNGELEEKEMYLYEHTVNGEFFKIEMDRLKPSMVFWKPNISFYIETHRITFTEKTMKKRGRWTLHSFGDVKQIDHRLEVLKSLCESGVVTSIVSSTVACNPRKGVTRCFTSDFENTEEVKKAAKEIRNLLDYEYVMYYTTFGKTKKDDIDVMYNARYMYTVKGGFYGKDKYMRWISLMT, from the exons ATGTTAGAGGATAATCTTCCCTCGAAAGCTGAAGACAAAAGATCTTTATTTTACTCTGCAACTGCCATAAGTGATGATGAATTAAATCAGAAAGGAGGTAAATGGTTATTGTTTGTTAATAACGATCTGAGAGAATTGGATCGGAGATGGGTTGCATtgcaaaatttatgcaaaaatggAATTCTAGCTGCAATTAAATCGTCCACCATAGTCTGTGAGGTTCCTCATGTAACTATGTGCTTTACTACTGATTCTAACAATCAAGAAGAGGTTAAATACGCAGCAGATAAAATCAGAATATTAGTAGactataaattttcaatgttttataagGCTTCTAAATTATCTACGGGTCTAAATGGAGAATTGGAGGAAAAGGAAATGTACTTGTATGAGCACACAGTGAACGGAGAGTTCTTCAAAATAG aaatggATCGCTTAAAGCCTTCAATGGTATTTTGGAAACctaacatttcattttacataG aaacacACAGAATAACATTCacagaaaaaacaatgaaaaagagAGGCAGATGGACATTGCATTCTTTCGGTGACGTGAAACAAATCGATCACAGATTGGAGGTGTTGAAAAGCTTGTGTGAGAGTGGCGTAGTTACGTCCATTGTATCTTCAACAGTGGCTTGTAATCCGAGAAAAGGTGTGACTAGATGCTTCACTTCTGACTTTGAAAATACTGAAGAAGTGAAAAAAGCAGCAAAAGAAATAAGGAATTTATTAGATTATGAGTATGTTATGTATTATACAACCTTtggaaaaacgaaaaaagatgATATTGATGTGATGTATAATGCTAGATACATGTATACTGTGAAAGGAGGCTTTTATGGAAAAGATAAATACATGAGATGGATTAGTTTGATGACGTAA
- the LOC139425219 gene encoding uncharacterized protein, whose product MSSFDCDEENTIQETKKDSKVNKDHETKLETDLKLLQVNEMNRNSKSSTTEEGSTVKKKSSAHNLSHEESARNTKRPEPSFRDTFLSNTVPSTQNTRSMRSTTEAGNLGADAENWRSLRNPNPKEKKESISVSSSLNWRVPNFKYERLKQNDNSAPRKWWNDDIRENQSRSYENKSAYLKNRDTSKRGYWALSCALDIELENGLTEGEHIQKCVNELHEQNAGLFATHPDVFKKPHKTIRIFCYTSNYKDKVHVAKVADILVEKIGHYPYCFFYFHEKRPLYMRTCEKEIYEFNKNNWKLIDISE is encoded by the exons ATGTCATCTTTTGATTGTGATGAGGAAAATACAATACAAGAGACAAAGAAGGATTCCAAAGTAAATAAGGATCATGAAACAAAGCTGGAAACTGATTTGAAATTACTTCAAGTGAACGAAATGAATAGAAATTCTAAATCTTCCACAACTGAGGAAG gAAGTactgttaaaaagaaatcttcagCGCATAACCTCAGTCATGAAGAATCAGCTAGAAACACAAAAAGACCTGAACCATCATTTAGAGACacatttctttcaaatacaGTTCCTTCAACGCAAAATACTCGCAGCATGAGATCAACTACTGAAGCGGGTAATTTAGGAGCTGATGCAGAAAATTGGAGGAGTTTACGAAACCCTAATccaaaggaaaagaaagaatCTATTTCCGTTTCAAGTTCGTTAAATTGGAGAGTCcctaactttaaatatgaaagattGAAACAAAATGATAATTCTGCACCAAGAAAATGGTGGAATGATGATATAAGAGAAAATCAATCTAGATCATACGAAAACAAATCGgcatatcttaaaaatagaGATACATCAAAAAGGGGCTATTGGGCACTTTCTTGTGCACTTGATATTGAACTTGAGAATGGATTAACGGAAGGAGAACACATTCAGAAGTGTGTGAATGAACTTCATGAACAAAATGCCGGGTTATTCGCAACTCATCCTGACGTGTTTAAGAAACCCCACaaaacaattagaattttttgttacacTTCTAATTATAAAGATAAAGTACACGTTGCTAAAGTTGCAGATATATTGGTTGAAAAAATTGGGCATTATCCgtattgttttttctattttcatgaaaaaaggcCTTTATACATGAGAACATGTGAAAAGGAGAtctatgaatttaataaaaataattggaaattaaTTGACATCAGTGAATAA